A genomic segment from Colletotrichum higginsianum IMI 349063 chromosome 5, whole genome shotgun sequence encodes:
- a CDS encoding Glucose oxidase → MSKTSPLLAVAAALALSTVGTSALSVLGSIAHTKILPRAMDVKAEYDYIIVGGGTSGLTVADRLTESGERKFFHRKRLESFEFGLLKELLRVDTVLVIELGVFVNSTALNLVAGGLAGYRDPTLSLRFPSAPQEGLNGRSFGVVHGLMLGGSTGVNAMQVHRGQKEDYNRWGSYFSDNSEWSWDGILPYFKKAWNFHPPTPELVEQFDIKYDESFWGTHPASMLQHEVAAFAEIEGVDLPPDSGAGEPGVFWYPLSSDPVTRTRSMARKGHWDGIEAARDNYETITGQRVLRVLFDGETAVGVSFVGANSTTTEGARTVKAKKEVVIATGAIRTPQLLQRSGVGPKSLLEAAGIDVVVDLPGVGQNFQDHPVGAGATFRFTNFNIHPDMTDLENNQTFIDLAQSEFEANRTGPLTIGVGNAASFLPFPVIAPDTFEQITAAYESQDPAAYLPAGTDATVIAGYAVQQKAHAAALRSRGAAFYNLFLRGAPTESNFVLLHPMSRGTIEIDTSNPFFKDPVVDYRALSNPTDIDIQVEFIRFTRKYFLETSLIQFAPEETVPGANVTSFEGLSAAVRAQVSPTTFHPVGTAAMLPRELGGVVDEKLLVYGVKRLSVVDASIQPDLPGAYTQQTVYAVAEKT, encoded by the exons ATGTCCAAGACTTCACCTCTTTTGGCCGTCGCGGCTGCATTGGCCTTGAGCACTGTGGGTACCTCGGCCCTCAGTGTCCTTGGTTCCATCGCCCATACGAAGATATTGCCGAGAGCTATGGATGTCAAAGCCGAGTACGACTACATCATCGTTGGCGGAGGGACGTCCGGTCTCACCGTTGCTGACCGGCTCACCGAGAGCGGCGAGCGTAAGTTCTTTCACAGAAAGAGGCTTGAAAGCTTTGAGTTTGGTTTGCTGAAGGAACTCTTACGGGTAGACACCGTGCTGGTGATTGAGTTGGGTGTGTTTG TTAATTCGACTGCGTTGAACCTCGTTGCAGGAGGATTGGCAGGCTATCGCGATCCGACCCTCTCCTTACGCTTCCCTTCTGCACCCCAAGAGGGCCTTAACGGCCGAAGCTTCGGTGTGGTTCATGGCCTCATGCTTGGCGGCTCAACCGGAGTCAATGCTATGCAGGTCCACCGAGGTCAAAAGGAGGACTACAACAGATGGGGATCCTACTTCAGTGACAACTCCGAATGGAGCTGGGATGGTATACTACCCTATTTCAAAAAG GCATGGAACTTccacccccccacccctgAGCTGGTCGAACAGTTCGATATCAAGTACGACGAAAGCTTCTGGGGAACACATCCGGCATCCATGCTTC AGCACGAAGTGGCGGCCTTTGCCGAGATCGAGGGAGTCGACCTTCCCCCAGACTCGGGCGCTGGCGAGCCTGGAGTCTTCTGGTATCCTCTGTCATCTGACCCTGTGACCAGGACCAGATCAATGGCCAGGAAGGGTCACTGGGACGGAATAGAGGCTGCGCGAGACAACTATGAGACCATCACTGGTCAAAGGGTTTTGAGAGTTCTCTTCGATGGCGAGACGGCGGTGGGTGTCTCATTCGTTGGGGCTAATTCTACCACTACCGAGGGTGCGCGGACCGTGAAAGCAAAGAAAGAGGTTGTCATTGCTACCGGAGCCATCCGCACTCCTCAACTTCTCCAGCGCAGTGGCGTTGGTCCCAAGAGCCTACTCGAGGCTGCCGGGatcgatgtcgtcgtcgatctcCCTGGCGTTGGACAAAACTTCCAAGACCACCCAGTTGGTGCCGGAGCTACATTCAGGT TCACCAACTTCAACATCCATCCCGACATGACCGACCTCGAGAACAACCAAACCTTCATCGATCTCGCCCAATCTGAGTTCGAAGCGAACCGGACAG GCCCCTTGACCATAGGTGTGGGTAACGCAgcctccttcctccccttccctgTCATAGCCCCAGACACGTTCGAACAAATCACGGCCGCCTATGAATCCCAAGACCCGGCCGCTTATCTCCCCGCCGGGACCGACGCAaccgtcatcgccggctaCGCGGTTCAGCAGAAAGCGCACGCCGCAGCGTTGCGCTCCAGAGGCGCGGCCTTCTACAACCTCTTTCTCCGCGGCGCTCCCACGGAGAGCAacttcgtcctcctccaccctATGTCGCGCGGCACCATTGAGATAGACACCTCGAACCCCTTCTTTAAGGACCCCGTTGTCGACTACCGCGCCCTGAGCAACCCGACAGACATCGACATCCAGGTCGAGTTCATCCGGTTCACGCGCAAGTACTTCCTCGAGACGAGTCTCATCCAGTTCGCGCCGGAGGAGACGGTTCCCGGGGCGAACGTAACAAGCTTCGAGGGTCTAAGCGCGGCCGTGAGGGCGCAGGTCAGTCCAACCACATTCCACCCCGTAGGCACCGCGGCGATGCTGCCAAGGGAGCTTGGCGGTGTCGTTGACGAGAAGTTGCTGGTGTACGGGGTTAAGAGGTTGAGTGTCGTGGATGCCAGCATACAGCCTGACCTGCCAGGTGCTTACACGCAACAGACCGTTTATGCCGTTGCCGAGAAG ACTTGA
- a CDS encoding adenosine/AMP deaminase yields the protein MGSLCSNLEKDDAPGEKNGQGRRDDNHTTRHSSPRLRKPPHHHRRPGSPSPNAHHRRHRHHQTDKEMAQEMIEAHDKIIAGTGGALTRNGLQRHGRQITILDQARTRSATAKKIQDSDDYFRQRIEVMNREKTLAFDFRLTALASPKEIEANTIIQIIKAEDQRLVYDAAEPRQGWGGQNHPRFPADHFLSNVHLINKTRLLGIAIKMPKGAHLHIHFNACLQPHVLLGIAKNMDRMFITSDRPLPPSEDGRTDEEAQNALHLCEIQFSILPPEKENPGDIFSRNYVKRQTMKYSQFLVEFPKHHSNADPEEWLTSKLVFHENEAHNVLQTVHGAWEKFNGRTRMMKGLFNYESAYRKYTRGILEDFVRDNIQYAEIRPNFMETNQLWTDDGTRQIDNVGIMNIIIEEFDRFQQRTKNSFGGLKVIYCTPRSFSNESVAFALDECLRFKQRWPEWIAGFDLVGEESKGRPLRDFISEFLAFRKNCDEAGLDIPFLFHCGETTEIGNDTDGNLVDALLLNSKRIGHGFALARHPYIMEHMKKRGICLEVCPISNEELGLTPRITGHAMYNLLANNVHCTLNSDNGTIFRSTLSHDFYQAMVGKTDMTLHGWRQLIEWSLEHSCMSEEELAVVRADWDKRWESFLDWVIAEYGDVQMMEHDESKA from the exons ATGGGGAGCTTATGCTCGAACCTTGAAAAGGACGATGCACCTGGCGAAAAGAATGGTCAGGGTAGAAGGGACGATAACCATACCACGCGACACTCCTCACCAAGACTGCGGAAGcctcctcatcatcaccgccgcccaggctCACCTTCACCCAACgctcaccatcgccgccaccgccaccaccagaCAGACAAAGAAATGGCTCAAGAAATGATCGAAGCCCACGACAAGATCATTGCAGGGACTGGCGGCGCGCTTACGCGCAACGGTCTCCAACGACATGGTCGGCAGATCACCATTCTCGACCAGGCccggacgaggtcggccaCTGCCAAAAAGATCCAAGATTCTGATGATTACTTCCGCCAGCGCATCGAGGTAATGAACCGCGAAAAGACCTTAGCATTCGACTTCCGTCTCACGGCTTTGGCCTCGCCCAAAGAGATCGAGGCCAACACCATTATCCAGATCATCAAGGCTGAGGACCAACGCTTGGTGTATGACGCGGCTGAGCCAAGACAAGGGTGGGGGGGTCAAAATCACCCGCGATTTCCTGCGGACCATTTTCTGTCAAACGTCCATCTGATCAACAAAACGAGACTGCTTGGTATTGCGATCAAGATGCCAAAAGGGGCACATCTACACATCCATTTCAATGCCTGTCTGCAGCCTCACGTTCTGCTTGGTATAGCCAAAAACATGGACCGGATGTTCATCACGAGCGATAGGCCCTTGCCTCCGAGTGAGGACGGCAGGACGGACGAAGAGGCACAAAACGCTCTTCACCTCTGTGAAATCCAGTTTTCTATTTTACCACCAGAAAAAGAGAACCCGGGCGACATATTCTCGCGGAACTACGTGAAACGCCAAACGATGAAGTACTCCCAGTTCCTCGTCGAGTTCCCCAAGCATCACAGCAACGCCGATCCGGAGGAGTGGCTCACAAGTAAACTCGTTTTCCACGAGAACGAGGCCCACAACGTCCTTCAGACGGTCCATGGAGCATGGGAGAAGTTCAATGGCCGGACACGCATGATGAAGGGGCTTTTCAACTACGAGAGCGCGTACCGAAAGTACACTCGGGGGATACTGGAGGATTTTGTTCGTGATAACATCCAATACGCCGAGATTCGGCCTAATTTCATGGAGACGAATCAGCTCTggaccgacgacggcactCGGCAAATCGACAACGTGGGAATCATGAACATAATCATTGAGGAATTTGACCGGTTTCAGCAAAGAACCAAGAACTCATTTGGCGGCTTGAAGGTCATTTACTGCACACCTCGGTCCTTCTCCAATGAGTCTGTCGCCTTTGCACTTGACGAGTGCCTGAGATTCAAGCAGAGGTGGCCCGAGTGGATTGCAG GCTTTGACCTAGTTGGCGAAGAATCCAAAGGGCGGCCTCTGCGAGACTTCATCTCAGAGTTCCTCGCGTTCAGAAAGAACTGCGATGAGGCTGGCCTCGATATTCCGTTTCTATTTCATTGTGGTGAGACGACGGAGATCGGCAACGACACAGACGGTAACCTCGTGGATGCGCTTCTTCTCAACTCGAAGCGCATTGGCCACGGCTTTGCGCTCGCCAGGCACCCATATATCATGGAGCACATGAAAAAAAGGGGCATTTGCCTTGAGGTGTGCCCCATCTCCAACGAAGAACTCGGCCTCACGCCGAGGATAACTGGGCATGCTATGTACAACCTCCTCGCGAACAACGTACACTGTACGCTGAACTCGGACAACGGAACTATATTTAG ATCAACCCTCTCTCACGATTTTTACCAAGCCATGGTTGGCAAGACGGATATGACACTTCACGGCTGGCGACAACTCATCGAATGGAGCCTAGAACACTCATGCATGTCCGAAGAAGAACTTGCCGTCGTGCGGGCGGACTGGGATAAGCGTTGGGAGAGCTTTCTGGACTGGGTCATTGCCGAATATGGTGATGTGCAGATGATGGAGCACGATGAGTCCAAGGCGTAA
- a CDS encoding Quercetin-dioxygenase yields the protein MRFSTLAAGLPLVAAAPQGHSFKQTNTTGKTLILDQAPDVSQPYVLRKGSGRAVAVGAQVYRFSVTGNSSAGAFTLMQTNAPDSSELGVLPHIHKTHYENFYCTKGQIQLWAKTNDTDEQARVLTPGDYGAVPQDTVHTFQITDPDTQLTGVIQPGGFEQLFIAIANSEFNSSTGAEFVPAAVNGSSGSNPELISALEAFDVYAQLDFNPRRDLVNGSAGGDEDAWHTAANPLAPDAVTPNFIAKNRGPKYLNADGGVYHLVAPFATADQTASNFTMGTVTLSPLLSNQTANEANLTQPLAFQLEEGALNIAVDGYDAVTLIQGDVVFIPAHTPFTYNALAAFTKFLYVSGGGDGFDYQLLQRAVPWEYATYPVNAGFTVQ from the coding sequence ATGAGATTCTCGACTCTCGCGGCTGGCCTCCCGCTCGTAGCGGCGGCTCCCCAGGGCCACTCCTTCAAGCAGACCAACACCACCGGCAAGACTCTCATCCTCGATCAAGCACCCGATGTCTCGCAGCCCTACGTCCTTCGTAAGGGTTCTGGCCGtgctgtcgccgtcggggcGCAGGTCTACCGCTTTTCCGTTACCGGCAACTCCTCGGCCGGCGCCTTTACTCTCATGCAGACCAACGCCCCGGACTCTTCCGAGCTCGGCGTGCTCCCGCACATCCACAAGACGCACTACGAGAACTTCTATTGCACCAAGGGCCAGATCCAGCTCTGGGCCAAGACCAACGACACCGACGAGCAGGCCCGCGTTCTCACCCCGGGTGACTACGGTGCCGTGCCCCAGGACACAGTCCACACGTTCCAGATCACCGACCCGGACACCCAGCTCACCGGCGTAATTCAGCCAGGCGGTTTCGAGCAGCTGTTCATTGCCATCGCGAACTCTGAGTTCAATTCCTCGACGGGCGCCGAGttcgtccccgccgccgtcaacgggTCCTCCGGTTCCAACCCGGAGCTGATCTCCGCCCTCGAAGCGTTTGACGTCTATGCGCAGCTTGACTTCAACCCGCGCCGAGACCTTGTCAACGGCAGCGCCGGGGGTGACGAAGACGCCTGGCACACAGCCGCCAATCCCTTGGCTCCCGACGCCGTGACGCCCAACTTCATCGCCAAGAACCGCGGGCCAAAGTACCTCAACGCCGACGGAGGCGTCTACCATCTTGTCGCTCCCTTCGCCACGGCCGACCAAACGGCGAGCAACTTCACAATGGGGACCGTCACCCTGAGCCCCCTGCTGTCGAACCAGACAGCCAATGAGGCGAACTTGACACAGCCACTGGCTTTCCAGCTTGAGGAGGGTGCCCTGAACATCGCCGTTGACGGATACGACGCCGTGACGCTGATCCAGGGCGACGTTGTCTTCATCCCCGCCCACACGCCCTTCACCTACAACGCGTTGGCTGCTTTCACAAAGTTCCTGTACGTGAGCGGTGGGGGTGATGGCTTCGATTACCAGCTCCTCCAGAGGGCTGTGCCTTGGGAGTATGCGACTTACCCCGTCAACGCTGGCTTCACTGTACAGTAA
- a CDS encoding Alkylated DNA repair protein AlkB has translation MGAGMVELDAHEQPSEAMRALWKGYSKADQKELINGDSIDDPRSAEQAEKFSVAGKISVEQLGTAFSHITSTAVEASSLQEVPILYHPLLPGAWFILELCFKVTGLLTVPGLLIVPNLVPPEVQKTLLSQMINRDLSVPTHQTNLHLHYDLPYPKATDGSPESFFSYPPDQTPIFTPKDPSVHKPLSIKQVMERRLHWVTLGGQYDWTNRIYPDERPPQFPSDIAQFLEAVFPETLAQAAIVNFYTPGDTMMMHRDVSEETDKGLVSLSFGCDGLFMIAPNEPEKVSDEAKATGKEYLLLRLRSGDAIYMTKDSRFAWHGVPKVMKGTCPDYLADWPAQDGKYEEWKGWMQNKRINLNVRQMRD, from the coding sequence ATGGGAGCTGGAATGGTCGAGCTTGACGCCCATGAGCAGCCGTCGGAGGCGATGCGGGCACTATGGAAAGGCTATTCGAAAGCAGATCAAAAGGAACTCATAAATGGGGATTCAATCGATGACCCCAGGTCAGCCGAACAAGCTGAAAAATTCTCAGTGGCCGGGAAGATTTCGGTTGAACAGCTCGGCACTGCTTTCTCTCACATAACTTCAACCGCCGTTGAAGCATCGTCACTCCAAGAGGTTCCCATTCTCTACCACCCACTTCTGCCAGGTGCGTGGTTTATTCTGGAGTTATGTTTCAAGGTGACTGGTTTACTGACCGTCCCAGGGCTTCTTATCGTACCGAACCTAGTGCCCCCCGAAGTTCAGAAGACTCTCCTTTCGCAGATGATCAACCGGGATCTTAGCGTCCCGACACATCAGACAAATCTTCACCTTCACTACGACCTGCCTTACCCGAAAGCTACAGATGGGTCTCCCGAGTCTTTCTTCTCATATCCACCTGACCAAACACCCATCTTCACCCCTAAGGACCCCTCGGTTCACAAGCCCCTGTCCATCAAGCAAGTCATGGAGCGACGTCTCCATTGGGTtaccctcggcggccagtACGACTGGACGAACCGCATATATCCCGACGAGCGTCCTCCCCAGTTTCCTTCCGACATTGCTCAGTTCCTGGAGGCTGTTTTCCCCGAGACCCTCGCCCAagccgccatcgtcaacttCTACACGCCCGGCGACACAATGATGATGCACCGCGACGTCAGCGAGGAGACCGACAAGGGTCTCGTCAGTCTGAGCTTCGGTTGCGACGGCCTGTTCATGATTGCGCCGAACGAGCCCGAAAAGGTGTCCGATGAAGCAAAGGCTACTGGCAAAGAGTACCTCCTTCTCAGGCTGCGCTCCGGCGACGCCATCTACATGACCAAGGACTCCAGATTTGCGTGGCATGGCGTGCCCAAGGTCATGAAGGGGACATGTCCAGACTATCTAGCCGACTGGCCGGCGCAGGATGGCAAGTACGAGGAATGGAAAGGCTGGATGCAGAACAAGCGGATCAATCTCAATGTGAGGCAGATGAGGGACTGA